The Hordeum vulgare subsp. vulgare chromosome 4H, MorexV3_pseudomolecules_assembly, whole genome shotgun sequence genomic interval CCGACATGGAGGCTGCGATGGCTGCGGTGGCCGAGcccagcagcggcagcagcatgCCGGGGGAGGGCACATCCGCGGGTCATAATAGATGGGGTGCGGTCTGGGGCGTGGGCGGCCGGGGTGGGCTTGCCGGAGCGTGGCCGCTGGAGCATGGCCGGAATGGGGAGAtgcgaggagaaggagggggcgcTCACGTCGCTGTAGGGGAAGCGGAGGCCTGGGGAGGGGCGAGGCGACCGGTGGCCGTCGGGGGCGTCGGGTCGAGGGGGCTTCAGCGGGGGCAGCGAGGCGGCGCCGGTGTGGGAGGGCGTCGTGACGGCGAGCGGTCGAGGTCGCAGGGGCGATGGGCGTTGAAGAGGTGGCGCCGGCGGGGAGGGATGGGGACGGAGTGGCGGGGCGGTGTCGCTACCGACGGTGGCCATCATGGCCGTCGGTGGCGCGGGGTCGGGTCCCGATCCAGATCAAGACCGAGAGGGGTAGGTGGGGGAGCGAGTGGAGGAGGGAGTGCGGCGATAGGGGGTGTCGGTGGGGTTGGGGGTGGGGGGGTGGCCTCTTGTATAGGCCACGGAGGAGGGGTGGGCTGGCCGATGGGtcgaggcccagttgggccggccaggcggttttattttctttttcttttttaaattttttatccACTTTTCTTTTATGTTTTCTTTTTAAAACAAGAGTATTTTAGTCTTATAAAATATATAACATGCACCAATAATTATAATGCATTAATAGGCACTGTCACAAAAAGGTTTGTGATTTAATTGAAGCGGTTTGAAATTGATATAGTTTGTAAGCACTTAAAATATTGTTTTGGCCTctgttttaattattttgaggcacTTAGTCACTCACAAAATTGTTGGTTTCAATATTGACAAACACTTAATGAATATTTACAACCCAAacaacttttttattttattgtttgaaggaataatttatttgacttcaactttaatttgtagtTAGTTTTGGGTTTTGTCAAGAGGCAATGTGGCTCAGCTAGtcttgatgacatggcaccattagcgtGTGATTATCGTAGCTTGATTATCGGGATTACTGTAGCCTAATTCGGGGATGTCACAAccacctttatgccaagttcaacaaATGCGAGTTTTGGTTGCatgaagttggatttttgggtcatGTCATGACGGCAGACACGTTGGTAGTCGATTCCACCAAAATTACATCGGTAACAAAGTGGTGATCACCAAACAATGTAGAGCaagttagaagcttcctcggactcgcaggatactaccgcaagtttgttgtaggattctctagcattgaCCGACCTACGACTCAAGCCTTGAAGAAGGGAAAAATGTTCGAGTGGACGCCGAAGTGCGAAGAGAGCTTCCAGGAACTCAAGAAAAGGTTGACGGCAACCCCAATTCCGGCCACTcctgatattcacaaggagtttaTGATATACTGCGATGCATCAAGGACTGGGCTAGGTGGTGTCTTAATGCGAGAAGACGGGGTCATGGCATATCTATCTCGAGAACTACATCCCCATGAGGAGAAATACGTCACTCATGATGTTGAGTTGGCAgcagtggttcatgccttgaaaacATGACAACATTACCTTCtcaggaagcgatgtgagatatacaccaaccacaagagtttgaagtatatgttCACTCAAAAGGAATTAAATATGAGGCAACAGAGATGGTTGGaattaattaaagattatgacCTCAGTACTCAATTCCACCACGGAAAGGCCAACATAGTAGCGGATGTCTTGAGCTGTAAGGCTTGCACCTTAAATGTTgtaatcaaggaaaggctacccgccctatATGAAGAAATTGAGATCTTTGGGTCGGAGTTAGTTGCACCAGGATTCCTCGCCAACCTCGAAATCAAGCCTACGCTAATGGACGAAATCAAGGAGGCCCATAAGGGACACGAGAgaatcgaaggtatcaagaagaagatcaaggatgGCAAGGCCCCAAGATTCTGCATAGGTGAGCAGGGAGTCATGTGGTTTGGGAGACGCATTTGCGTACCCAACAAAGCTGACCTCAAGAACCCGATATTGCAAGAAGCACACGACACCCCATATTCTATCCACCATGGAGGAaagaagatgtaccaagacctcaaggcaagGTTCTAGTGGCTTGTCATGAAAAGGAAATTAGCTTCGTATGTCAACAAGTGCGACACATGCCACATGGTCAAAACTGAGCATGAGCGACCCGCTGGGCTGCTCCAACCACTcaaggtgccagaatggaagtgggacagagtcaggatggacttcatcactggtctACCCCTATCAAGTAAGGGACatgactccatttgggtcattctcaatcacctgaccaaggtggcccacttcattcccgtCAACATCTCCTATGATGGGCACAAGCTAGCCAGACTCTATATCGAGCGTATCGTGAGTCTGCACGGAGTTCCGAAGGAGATCATGTGCGACTGGGGCACGTAGTTCACCTCGAGGTTCTGGAAGAGCTTTCAACAAG includes:
- the LOC123446487 gene encoding vegetative cell wall protein gp1-like, which produces MMATVGSDTAPPLRPHPSPPAPPLQRPSPLRPRPLAVTTPSHTGAASLPPLKPPRPDAPDGHRSPRPSPGLRFPYSDMMEPRRWRIPPPMTATPTRLATTWRSLKTRSSLGGSQAGGLTSFDHCIFCARLL